One region of Brachyhypopomus gauderio isolate BG-103 chromosome 9, BGAUD_0.2, whole genome shotgun sequence genomic DNA includes:
- the emilin1a gene encoding EMILIN-1-A, protein MAHHFLWCVVALVLPGQIRGAGSYIGHSQHMDQSQSVVQERVASRHRNWCAYVAMKTVSCVMEDGVETYVKPDVQRCSWGQCSRVVLYRTYRRPRYKIAYKMVTEMEWKCCHGYSGEDCSHSSHGNSHISTGRPSTSQTGSSTGNVQEGGEGRADSDKIRQLEEKIQSLSRELQDVKSSLHGVNKQLQEGSRGGNNHGGHNPSDAAQPEMKETINSIQTKLDLLDNMTRVHDRTINSINNHLGGSDGDLGDGWHGGGRYGTLKEEILGELERRVALSCSACQSGVEDTRQQQREDRERIRALEKHVSIMEQYHKQEISRLQTCCDAMEDLQRRVSVVERTASSNAEAYDVLRGRLEKDLKGTAGNGGRGKALEERVSSRMRELERRLNGTVRKAEQKCSHTESSMKELLQREISHIRNSVLGHDHAIRFTNIQMDITELKDSVYDHRGRIAELENKTSILGGKLKSSVDLCTQTCAVHGKVNKTEDTVKTLQWKVVANTENIQRFDTRLKDLSVSGDSLINRVSDLSQDVQKIKSLMGEDGENFNRIVTEVEELGKDHSDCSSAVNSIGDEFRSFRNATSDAFERWQGEITNLWTKVDSDGNACSQVCSNLQEEVGKLKEEVEMCQGQCKISMNEHQKHLDHQNVITSTLRKELRSIEGELSGVKLNFGVLNDTLKGLGRTVHRHGDTLVNLETSKDRISSEIDKIQEDLTSHIEDSQGRFNNVGRQIENFRSNVVVEMGECRRAGEGLEKRLLKMEEVCGRLDSLSESLQQIRDGLSRHVSGLWTCVNGLNTTVITHGEAIDNIQNVHLENMRGRISSLNSSLLHIHNEFQTFTEQDFIGPPGPQGERGYPGFPGPRGPPGREGPQGLPGRQGPVGPPGLRGEVGPPGEDAKVLRLAFSAALTRPQVNAGTIIFNKVFVNEGDAYNPHTGIFTAPLRGHYFFSAVLTGHKNVKVEAVLSKSNYGIARGDSAGYQPEGLEKPMAEAKHMPGSLVVFNLIVPLQEGETVCVDLVMGKLADSVEPLTTFSGTLLYSDDVDYKIL, encoded by the exons gAACTGGTGTGCCTATGTAGCTATGAAGACTGTTAGTTGTGTCATGGAGGATGGAGTGGAAACCTACGTGAAGCCAGACGTCCAACGCTGTTCCTGGGGCCAGTGTTCACGGGTGGTGTT GTATAGAACATACAGAAGACCCAGGTACAAGATTGCTTACAAAATGGTGACAGAGATGGAGTGGAAGTGTTGCCACGGTTACTCAGGTGAAGACTGCAGTCACAGTTCCCATGGCAACTCACATATCAGCACTGGCAGACCTTCAACATCACAGACTGGATCCAGTACTGGGAATGTTCAGGAGGGCGGAGAAG GGAGAGCAGACAGTGACAAGATCAGACAACTTGAGGAGAAGATCCAGAGTCTCAGCAGGGAACTCCAAGACGTGAAGTCCAGCTTACATGGCGTGAACAAGCAGTTGCAGGAGGGTTCCCGCGGGGGGAATAACCACGGTGGACACAATCCCTCAGACGCCGCCCAGCCAGAGATGAAGGAGACCATCAACAGCATCCAGACCAAGCTGGACCTGCTGGACAATATGACACGAGTGCACGACAGAACCATCAACAGCATCAACAACCACCTGGGAGGCAGCGATGGTGACCTGGGCGACGGGTGGCACGGCGGAGGTCGCTACGGCACCCTGAAGGAAGAGATCCTCGGGGAGCTGGAACGTCGTGTTGCGCTGTCCTGCTCGGCATGCCAGAGCGGGGTGGAGGACACGCGGCAGCagcagagagaggacagagagcgTATCCGGGCGCTGGAGAAGCACGTGAGCATCATGGAGCAGTACCACAAGCAGGAGATATCTCGCTTGCAGACCTGCTGCGACGCCATGGAAGACCTCCAGAGGAGGGTCAGCGTCGTGGAGAGGACAGCGAGCTCCAACGCGGAGGCGTACGACGTTCTCCGAGGCCGGCTTGAGAAGGACCTGAAGGGGACCGCCGGAAACGGAGGGCGGGGGAAGGccctggaggagagagtgagcagcCGAATGAGGGAGCTGGAGCGACGGCTGAACGGGACGGTGAGGAAGGCGGAGCAGAAATGTTCTCACACGGAGAGCAGCATGAAGGAGCTGCTACAGAGGGAGATCAGCCACATACGGAACTCTGTCCTCGGGCACGATCACGCCATCAGATTCACCAACATACAAATGGACATCACAGAACTGAAGGACTCCGTTTATGATCACAGGGGTCGTATTGCTGAGCTGGAGAACAAGACATCCATTCTTGGCGGGAAGTTGAAGTCATCGGTGGACTTGTGCACACAGACGTGCGCTGTGCATGGAAAGGTGAATAAGACTGAGGACACGGTGAAAACCCTGCAGTGGAAGGTCGTtgccaatacagaaaacatccAGAGGTTTGACACCAGACTGAAGGATCTTTCTGTGTCTGGAGACTCCTTGATCAATCGTGTTTCGGACCTCAGCCAAGACGTTCAGAAAATCAAGAGCCTGATGGGGGAGGATGGTGAGAACTTCAATAGGATAGTCACCGAGGTGGAGGAGCTGGGGAAAGACCACAGCGATTGTAGTTCTGCTGTCAATTCCATAGGTGACGAATTCCGCAGCTTCAGGAATGCGACCAGTGACGCCTTCGAGAGATGGCAGGGTGAAATCACAAACCTGTGGACCAAAGTGGACTCTGATGGAAACGCATGCTCACAGGTGTGTTCAAacctgcaggaggaggtgggCAAGCTAAAAGAGGAAGTGGAGATGTGTCAGGGCCAGTGTAAGATCAGTATGAACGAGCACCAGAAACATTTGGATCATCAGAATGTTATAACCAGCACACTGCGTAAAGAGCTCAGGTCCATCGAAGGTGAACTCTCAGGAGTCAAGCTGAACTTCGGTGTCCTCAACGACACACTGAAGGGGCTTGGTCGCACTGTTCACAGACATGGCGACACCTTGGTTAATCTGGAAACGTCTAAGGACAGGATCTCCTCAGAGATCGACAAAATCCAGGAGGACCTGACTAGCCATATAGAGGACAGCCAAGGACGCTTCAACAACGTCGGCCGTCAGATTGAGAACTTCAGAAGCAATGTGGTGGTTGAGATGGGTGAATGCAGGCGAGCTGGAGAGGGCCTGGAGAAGAGACTTCTGAAGATGGAGGAGGTCTGCGGCAGACTGGACTCGCTCTCGGAGAGCCTGCAGCAAATCAGGGATGGTCTGAGTAGACATGTGTCTGGGCTCTGGACTTGTGTTAATGGGCTCAACACCACCGTCATTACTCATGGAGAGGCCATTGACAACATACAAAATGTTCATCTGGAGAACATGCGGGGGAGGATCTCCAGCCTCAACTCCTCACTACTACACATACACAATGAATTCCAGACCTTCACTGAACAAGACTTTATTG GACCTCCTGGACCACAAGGAGAGAGGGGATACCCAGGCTTCCCTGGACCGCGAGGTCCCCCTGGCAGAGAAGGCCCGCAAGGCCTCCCAGGAAGGCAGGGACCGGTGGGCCCGCCAG GCCTCAGGGGTGAAGTGG GCCCTCCAGGAGAGGATGCAAAAGTCCTGCGACTGGCCTTTTCTGCGGCACTCACGCGACCGCAGGTCAACGCAGGCACCATCATCTTCAACAAGGTCTTCGTCAATGAAGGAGACGCCTACAatccacacacag GGATCTTCACAGCTCCGCTGCGTGGCCACTATTTCTTCAGTGCGGTCCTGACCGGCCACAAGAACGTGAAGGTTGAGGCGGTGCTGTCCAAGTCGAACTACGGTATCGCTCGTGGAGACTCTGCTGGGTACCAGCCTGAGGGCCTGGAGAAGCCCATGGCAGAGGCCAAACACATGCCAGGCTCCCTGGTGGTCTTCAACCTCATCGTCCCCCTGCAGGAGGGCGAGACCGTCTGCGTTGACCTGGTGATGGGGAAACTGGCAGACTCTGTGGAACCTCTCACCACCTTTAGTGGGACGCTGCTCTACAGTGATGATGTGGATTATAAGATATTATAA